One Nicotiana tomentosiformis chromosome 4, ASM39032v3, whole genome shotgun sequence genomic window carries:
- the LOC104091244 gene encoding uncharacterized protein: MISNFEADVNFLQNPSLISQFFPLSAIEKVPQVYSFCKWGALVLAIVASFSSLIRKSKLLFIYVRKIKPSAEPLLQYLSEDFDFSDDDDDDECSSVSSNDEELTPVDEDFSVAGSSFYFKEQGQKSNLRLRRRRSSHERFPLKEFAAGKSVVKLWDSLTLGLDFNDSFNISDFTVLSSEVRDEKNGVVLAAYDTRMRRQSPAICAEWGTGRVLGISGSGVEKVYVRDEVAGVLTVGDMRNVKTAVQTVTKLEGAVNVDE; encoded by the coding sequence ATGATCAGCAATTTTGAAGCTGATGTAAATTTTTTACAAAACCCATCTTTAATTTCCCAATTTTTTCCTCTTTCAGCAATCGAAAAGGTTCCCCAAGTGTACAGTTTCTGCAAATGGGGTGCTCTAGTTCTTGCCATTGTTGCTTCTTTCAGCAGCTTAATAAGAAAAAGCAAGCTTTTATTCATTTACGTTCGTAAAATAAAGCCTTCTGCTGAGCCTCTTCTTCAGTATCTCAGCGAAGACTTCGACTTCTCAGATGATGACGACGACGATGAATGCTCATCGGTTTCATCAAACGATGAAGAGTTAACACCAGTTGATGAAGATTTTTCAGTTGCAGGTTCGAGTTTCTACTTCAAAGAGCAAGGCCAAAAAAGTAATTTAAGACTCAGACGGCGACGGAGCAGCCATGAACGGTTTCCCTTAAAGGAATTTGCTGCCGGTAAAAGTGTTGTAAAGTTGTGGGATAGCTTAACGTTAGGTTTAGACTTTAATGACTCTTTTAATATAAGCGATTTTACGGTTCTGTCGTCAGAAGTGAGAGATGAGAAAAACGGCGTCGTTTTAGCTGCTTATGACACGAGAATGAGGCGTCAGTCGCCGGCGATATGTGCCGAGTGGGGTACTGGAAGGGTGTTGGGAATCAGTGGCAGTGGCGTTGAGAAAGTTTACGTTAGAGATGAAGTTGCCGGAGTTTTAACGGTTGGTGACATGAGGAACGTGAAAACGGCGGTGCAAACGGTGACGAAACTCGAGGGCGCCGTTAACGTTGACGAATAG